Below is a window of Trichosurus vulpecula isolate mTriVul1 chromosome 4, mTriVul1.pri, whole genome shotgun sequence DNA.
tggaagtctgggtgtctcccccccccccccccccccgttacTGCTTTCACTCCTGGAAAAGATAATGGCTACCGCCTCTTAGCTGTTCTGTGACAAGGGATTTGGTCAGAATCTGTCCCCGATAGTCCGAAAGGTTTGGCCAGGCCGGATTGTAGTTTTACTGACTGGGACACCTGGAAACAAGTGATGCTATTAATTCGATGTGCTCGCGGGGAAAACTGTAAAACTGAAATTTCTATTACTGAAAACTAAGGGTAGGGTTGACTGGCATAGGAAGAGTCCGCGAGGTAAAGAAAAAAGTCATTCTGGTCCCTGACTTTAGGAATCCAGTATCACaagtgaatgtttattgaatcctGTCCTTTTGTGCCCTACGTTAAATGGTTGTATTTTGGAGGCCTAGACTATGAATCTTTTCTTCTAGGTTTGGGGCCCCTAGGTTTGGAGGAAGTAGAGGAGGACCTCtatctggaaagaaatttggaaaccCTGGGGAGAAACtcattaaaaagaaatggaatctcGAAGAACTGCCCaaatttgaaaagaatttttatcAGGAACATCCTGATTTGGCTAGGCGCACAGCAGTAAGTAATCtaaatgctttaaatttttttgcagtTGGAATTATTTTTCTAAGTGCATAGTATTGATTGAAATTATGCCCTGGTAAAGATGAGGGGTGGTATAGATGACAgcaaagtgagattttttttttcctctaagcaGCAGACTTTACGGAATAAATAATAGTTTATATCAGAAGGTAATGAATTGCAGTTAATTTTTGGGAGGTGAGGGtatcatttgttttaaaaaatcaattgatAGTAAAGTTTTCAGTTTGAGGAATTTGCCAGATGTAATAGTTGTAGGAAATAGTTTTGTGGGCACATTTTTACATGACTGAGTTTTACATTGCAGCAAGAGGTTGATACATATCGAAGGAGCAAAGAAATTACAGTACGAGGTCACAACTGCCCAAAACCAATTCTAAATTTCTATGAAGCAAATTTTCCTGGTAAGTATTCATTTGGGTCACATTTCCTGGAATCACTTTGTGCTTACTAATTTCCCTAACCTAGTGTTATTTTAATTACAGCAAATGTCATGGATGTAATTGCAAGGCAGAACTTTACTGAACCTACTGCTATCCAAGCCCAAGGCTGGCCTGTTGCTCTAAGTGGGTTGGATATGGTTGGAGTAGCACAGACTGGATCAGGGAAAACACTCTCTGTAAGTGAGCTATTTTTGAGTGCTATACAAAAAGGTGTGAATTTCCAAGTTTGTGTACCCTGCAAtgttgtttgtttgggtttttagGAAAGGTAGTGTGATATTCaagttagaaatataaatttcgtTTTGTTTAGGCTACAATGcaacttttttcttccctatttagtATTTGCTGCCTGCCATtgtccatataaatcatcagccaTTCCTAGAGAGAGGTGATGGGCCTATTGTAagtatacattttacatttatttctctgTAGAATTATATAAATGATCCAAATTTTAACAGGTGCTTTTAGATGTTGGGTGGGATGTTTAATCAAGATTCCCCTTAGTTTATGGGACAAGTTTTAGATGCTCCTGGTGGTAGCAAATTACAGctaaattttctttgtaatttaccTTCTGACCTGCTGAAAATTTTCTCATGACATTTGTAAATTGTTAATTCTGTATTAGTGTCAGGCTATATGTGGTAACAGCTGTTTTTCCTTCTTAGTGTTTGGTGCTGGCGCCAACTCGTGAACTGGCCCAACAGGTACAGCAAGTAGCTGCTGAATACAGTAGAGCATGTCGTCTAAAATCCACTTGCATCTATGGTGGTGCTCCAAAGGGACCACAAATACGGGACTTGGAAAGAGGTTTGTAGCAGCCATTTCCTCTACGACAAAAGGTTTTAATATGAATTGTATTGGTGCAttaattcttcttcctcttactCTCTCCCCATTATTTTGATCAGGTGTAGAAATTTGCATTGCAACACCTGGAAGACTGATAGACTTTTTAGAGTGCGGGAAAACTAATTTGAGAAGAACAACTTACCTTGTGCTTGATGAAGCAGACAGAATGCTTGATATGGGCTTTGAGCCTCAAATCAGGAAGATTGTTGATCAGATAAGAGTAAGTTGCTTAAGTTTATTGTTTAGTTGCAAATAACACTCAAAATTGTGGgtacttttttttaatgcctgATAGACAAATCCCCCACATATGTCTTTTTTTAGCCTGACAGACAAACCCTAATGTGGAGTGCAACTTGGCCAAAAGAAGTGAGGCAGCTTGCTGAAGACTTTTTGAAAGATTACATTCACATCAACATTGGTGCTTTGGAACTGAGTGCAAATCACAATATTCTTCAGATTGTGGATGTGTGTCATGATGTAGAAAAGGATGAGAAGTAAGTTTTCATAAAGCTTTATGCTATTTTTTTGAACCAGACATTACtaactcaggggaaaaaaactggaTCCCTAACACattgtgtggggtttttttgtgtgtgcaaaTCTCAAATGCATTGAATTAGCTCTCAAAAATTGGTTTTCCTGCTAAAATTGTTTCTGTACAACTTTTTTCTTAGACTTATTCGATTGATGGAGGAGATCATGAgcgaaaaggaaaataaaactattGTTTTTGTGGAAACCAAAAGAAGATGCGATGAACTTACCAGAAAAATGAGGAGAGATGGGTATGTGTTGAAAACATGATAACTTTTTTCTACTCTGCCAATTGCAAAACCAGGAAGACTGAGGTGGTGAGGGAAGTATTCTAGAGGGTTTGGAAGTTTGATTGGTGATAACTTTGAGGGTCCTAACTttcacaaaaaaaacaaaaagtaaactaAATCAAAATTTTTCGATCACAAAAGTGACAAAATGAAATGGAATCACTCTCAGTAATTAACCATCGTGATTTATTGGAAGCCCTTTTGAGGATAGTACACTTTggattttaaaattccatttttgtcACTTATTGCCTGCATAATTCCTGTAGAACTCAGTTGTTTCATAAACAAATTGAGGAGGGTGGATTAAAGCATGGTATTAAAATTATAATCTTGAAATTATTAGCCAAGTCTGTTAATAGTCAAAATTTTCTTCCTACTCATGACACTCTATATGCTATGTACAGTTCATAAAGCTTGAGCAGAGTGTTAACCAATTTAACTATAGGACTGAGTTCATGTATGTTCtgcctttattttaaaattaggtGGCCTGCAATGGGTATCCATGGTGACAAGAGTCAACAGGAGCGAGACTGGGTTCTAAATGGTATGTATAAAGTCCTTATggcttttaaaaacttaaaatctATTGTCAGTTTTGTTCAGTGACTCACATTTGTTTAATTCTCTTGATAGAATTCAAACATGGAAAAGCTCCTATCCTGATTGCCACAGATGTTGCATCTAGAGGGCTAGGTTAGTAGAAACACTTCATGGCTTGGTTctccagaaacaaaaaaaacaacaaccattatttttttttaaagaaagtttatTGCTTTCTTTAACCTCTGcatttttctaagttttttttcacATAAAGGTGCAGTCTTTGTGGCAAGGCCTAGGCATGACAATCGGAGGACTCGAGGGGGATGGAGGACTAGTGATCGGCTGGCTGCTTCCAGTCGAATAGAGAGGTGAAAAGCTGAAAGCATTGTGTGCCAGTAATCTTCAAAAGGCAGAACATACCACCTTAACTACTACACCATAAACTGTTctctcagggggaaaaaatggaagttATTCACAGTTCACTCTGCCGTGGTATTTCTTCTGTCCCATGCTTTGCATGATTGCCATGGTACAGCGCTGTTTTGTACAAACTGTTTATTGTGATCTGTGGGTCTTTGAGTTTCAGTGACTTTGCTGAAATGTTGAAGAAATATTTCCAAACTTCAATGTTCAATGAAATTtttgttcctttgaaaaggagaGAGCAGCTTTAAAAGGTACTAGCCTTGTACAAATTGGTGAGTACTGGCACATGAGAATCTAGAGAAGGAACAACTTCTCACACTTAGTCAGTGGGAAAGGAAAGCAGTGCTTTGAAAGTTCCTCCCTCACCTACACAGTAGTCGTCATGTCGAGACCTGCCAGAGAGAGACACATTCTCAAGTGAATCCTGGCTTCTTGGAAGCGCTTGCCTAGACGAGACACAGTGCATAAAAACTTGATGGCTTTTGGGGGACAGGTATGTTTTTCTTGCAGCTGCGGTTGTAAGGTCTTGGCAAGACAAGCAGTGAGGCCCGAATTTTGAACTTCTGATGAGTGTGTAATACGAAGGACCATGTACATTTTTGCTTAAAGGTCCTCAAATGAACACATGAAGAGGTTGCTGTGAACTTTAGTGGCCCTACTGCGCAGAAGCATTCAGATGTCACTTGATGATCTGTAAGGGAACTTGCTGAGTTGGGAATGAACTAGTGAATATGAATGCACATTCCTTGTGGTAGGTTATCACTGGGTGGGTGGCAAGATTTAATAGAGATGGAgtgtgcatttaattttttttacctcaCTGGTATTCCTGCAGAAGTGGATAATCATTTTAACAATATTCTTTTCAGCCCATACCTTCTTGGGAATACAATTGtctaactttttatttttggtctggCTGTTGTGGTGTGCAAAACTTCCTATGTTGCTTTTTTGCCACACTGCaacactttacagatgtggaagatgTGAAATTTGTCATCAATTATGACTACCCTAACTCTTCAGAGGATTATATCCACCGAATTGGACGAACTGCCCGTAGTACCAAAACAGGCACAGCATACACTTTCTTTACACCTAATAACATAAAACAAGTAAGCGACCTCATCTCTGTGCTTCGGGAGGCTAATCAAGCAATCAATCCCAAATTGCTTCAGTTAATTGAAGACAGAGGTTCAGGTACGGTCATTTTTCTGAATTATGATGATTTGTTATTGTACGTAAATATTTTGTTCCAAGCCTTTCATGTGTCATTTGTGCCTGTAAGTAATAAATGCGATTTTTGAGGAAttgagatggggtgggggtgggatgtgaGAGAGGTTATTGATTACTCAAGTCTGAAGTATAGTTTTATCTGAGAGTATGGTAAGAGTGGAGAAAAATTGAATTCTCCGCCTGCTGTCTTTGCTTAGCATTGATTTGCCAACGTCAAGCTCCAAGAGACTTTGATTTTGacaatttcttgttttttttttttccccttcccacagGTCGTTCCAGGGGTAGAGGAGGCATGAAGGATGATCGACGGGACAGATACTCTGCGGGCAAAAGGGGTGGATTTAATACCTTTAGGGACAGGGAAAATTATGACAGAGGTTATTCTAGTCTGCTTAAGAGAGATTTTGGGGCAAAAACTCAGAATGGTGTCTACAGTGCTGCAAGTTACACCAATGGGAGCTTTGGAAGTAATTTTGTGTCTGCTGGTATACAGACTAGTTTTAGGACTGGTAATCCAACAGGGACTTACCAGAACGGTTATGACAGTACACAGCAATATGGAAATAATGTCCCAAATATGCACAATGGCATGAACCAACAGGCATATGCATATCCTGCTACTGCAGCTGCACCTATGATAGGTTATCCAATGCCAACGGGATATTCTCAATAAGACTTTAGAAGTATATGTAaatgtctcagttttttcataatTGCTCTTTATATTGTGTGTTATCAGACAAGATAGTTATTTAAGAAACATGGGAGATGCAGAAATGACTGCAGTGCAGCAGTAATTATGGTGCACTTTTTCGCTATTTAAGTTGGATATTTCTCTACATTCCTGAAacaatttttaggtttttttttgtacTAGAAAATGCAGGCAGTGTTTTCACTAAAGTAAATGTACAGTGATTTGAAATACAGTAAATGAAGGCAATGCATGGCCTTCCAATAAAGATATTTGAAGACtgattttgaaatggaaattgttTACTTTACAGTTGTACAACTTAAGTTTAAATGGAAAATGTCATAGATGCTTTTCTGTATCAAATGCTAGTAAAAAGCCTAAACTGGTCTTGCATTTCAACCTACAGTATTGGTTGTTGGGATTAATTACGCATACATCGGGTTTACAATCTTCCCTATCCCTTTAACTTTcagccttccttcttctctccacccccccccccccattaaggCTCAGtaattttgaaagaaatgaaatgagtagTGGAGAAAGCTTCATTGTTAGGTGAAATAATggacatatttatatatagtgctttgtagtttacaaaagcactttcctcacaaaaccCCTATTTATTGTTGGTAGCATTGCTCCCATTTTTCCCCCCCAAGATGAAGCAAATTTTAAGCTCACAGCTAAATCCCAAATCTTTTGAGGCAAAAGAGAGACTAgggttaaaattattttccttgtgCTAATGCATGTGATGCCTTGTagcatgtaaaataaaaattgcaaaTATGTGCTTTTTGGAACAAGAAGTACTTGTTCTTTGGACTAAATGTTTGGCCTAAGTGTTAACCTATAGCTAAATGTAAATTTCACTGGGCCTAACCTTGTAAAATGGTTATCAAGaaccatattcttttttttcgaAAAGGGTAAATTTGGCTTTTTACTGTCACTTTTTAACAAGCAGAATTCCCATCGAAGGGCTGCAGTTTTTATTTCCAGTAGTCTTACCATAGAGtgtcagtatttttttgtttataattttttttagtgcTAGGTATATTTGAGGTACAGATCCAACTAGAGTATCAGTTACCAGTGAATCATTAGTGAGTCATTGACATTCTGGAATGTATTAATTGCCAATTTGAGGGTTGAAGTCAAGAAATACTGAAGTTTCTTGCATGAAACCTTGAGGCAAAAAAATTTCCTTCGAAAGACTCAAATCAGGAGTGTAGTGGGAAACCTAATTATTAGGTGTAGATGGTATAGTAAAATGTTAGGGTGCAGATTAAGTTACAAATTTCTGTATTTCCTGGAACAGACACTATTTTCTATCTTGGCCTAAATTCAATAGAAGTTTGTTTATATTGTAAGCTCAAGAAATCCATCAGTAACTTGAATAAGATTTTTATTACCAATTACTTTTAACTTTCTAGTTTCCCATTGTTTCAGAGCTACCTCTTACTCATACAAcatttctatcaaatatttaaccTGTTACTTCCCACAGACTAATGAAACTTTGTGCTTTCTACTTGTGAAGTGcttaaatataaaggaataaaTGCATTTATTTCCTCCAGAgacaattttgtatttttatgagACCTTTTTTAAGGTTGAGTCCTCTGGTTACAAGTGTCTTATGAATACACATGGGTGGTGGGTATGTATAGTTCTACATGTGCCTAAGAGGTAGAAACCTAAATGTTTTGATGGGGGAAAAATCCTTGaaaatggactttttaaaaaaattacaaagcatGAAGGTAGACCTGTTAGAAgggccattaaaaaaaatttagggaTTTCTGTGTTACTTAGTGGGGATGAATAAAGAATCAATAAAGTAGCTGTTAACTCCAAAACTAACATTTTTGAAGTGgtccaaaagaaaaagtaaaagatggGTGTTAGTAGCTAATGAGTTTTTCATCACAAGAAGATAGGTTTAAGTAAAGATTAGCTAACTAGGGAGGGATTCTTGAAAGTGATTAAACTAGAGTTTTGACAGGAGCCGCCTTCCATGATAATTATGGACAAAGCCttgactatttttttcattcaaattaTTTTCGTTCGGGCCCTCTTTTCAAATCCTAGTCCTCACTATATAAATTGAGTAAAGAGTTCTAataggacttgggtttaaattaaatatgtgtgtgtatgtatacatatgtaatgtgtgtgtatagttataCACACCTTAGGCAAGTCAGCTTCCCTGGATTAAATAGCCTGAGGTCTTTCTAGTTGTAGATTTACAATTCCTAATGGAGTGGGCCCTGCTGAAATGCTGAGTGCTCCATTGTTGGCCTTTTCTGATTAACCAGGCAAGAGTGGTTATGAAAAACTACTATGAGATTTACTGTAACAGATACTTTGCACCTAGTAGGTAATGGGTAGTTTTATCCAACTGCCTGCCTTGGTGTGTCCCATTTCCCTGCCTCCCTCATGACCCTACCATGAACTCTTCCTAGACATAATTCCATGGCTTAAGCTCACTCCCTGTAACCTTGCTTGGTTTTCAAGCCCTGTAATTGTGGTCcaccctgtctttctctctgtatattcCCCGGTATGCTCACTTTAGTTCTAGAGTGGACTATGCTTGCTTTAGCTCCCTCCCCTCATCCAGATTTCGTTGAATTTCTTTTAAGGACCATCTCAAGtccccatttccttctacaaAGGCTTCCCTAAATATCACAGTTCTCAAACGCCCTCTTCATCAGAACCCGAAGACAGTAAAATTTAAATACTTTTGTATCCTCGTACATCCAATAACTTCCACGAGATTTTTAATGGTCACCCTAGCAAGAAGGAATCATACTTGCCTCTTCCATAGCACTTTTGCCTCTggaagcactttaagatttgtgtGCATGCccgttttgtttttgtaaatgaCTAGAGCAAGGTTTGTACAGTACTGTATCGTACAGTACTGTATCTTACGTAAAGCcttggcaaaaggaaaagggcttGATGAGTTTTGACATTCTTGGTTGATTGCAAAATTTTAGAACAGCCACGTGACTACAGGAGCAGCTGGCTCCTCGAATCTCTGCCCTCAGGCCACTCCATTAAGATGAGAGATCCCATTTTGTAAACATATCTGTTGTTATAGGtttaaaaaacaactgaattatGCTCATATCATGTTGGTTTGTAATCTAAGGCGGTGTAAAGTCACCTGGGAGATAAGTTGCTAGGAGGTGGCTCGAGCTGCAaattacctccaccccccacctccccccgccccaggagAGCTCCCATTCACTAGCCAATAAAGTCCCTTGGGTGGCTCTGCCCTGGCAGTCTTAGGCGTTTTAAAATGCTTTGAAGGATGACTACATTTTTATACCTAATATTTTCATGCACTGTACTTAATATTTTAGataatatatactttacataatataataatgtattataatagtttacattttttgtttaaaaaaaattttttttaattgaagccATTTCCGGGCCTCGGCCGGAATACGCAGAGCCGGTGGGCGGAGCTGAGGTAGGAGCAGCGGAAGTGGCAACAAACCCCGGGGAGGAAAGAACGGGGGGAGGAGCTGCTGGAAAATGGAACCTCACAGAACAGATTGCGTGGAGGGGGGAACGGTGGAGGACGGAACATCTGCGGGCGGGGCCGAGGGCGGAGCAGCCAAAGCTGGAACAGCCATGGGTGGAGCTCTGTCCCCGAGACAATTATGGGCGGGGAAAGGCAAACATCGCGCTACTTCAGGCTAGGCGGCCTGGAAACTGAGGTGCGCGGCGCGAGGATACGAGACTTGGCTTTCTTAGGTTGAGACTTAGGGATGCTGGTCTCGTGCTCGCCTGACTTCCGGCGCGCCTGCGCACCTTAGACTCCCGGATGGTTGTGGCGGTTTATTGAGGGATAGGCTTCTAGAGTGAAATGACTTTGGCCACCTTGGCTGGGGTCGCCCGCGGGACTTGGGGTAGCTCGCAGTCCAGGCTTTGGGCTCCCCTAGAGGCGGGTGGATGGGtgaggcagaggaagagaagacGACAGCAGAGGACCTATGTGAAGCCTCCCGAGGGTGGCGATGACCACCCACCTGCCCCTGGGCCAGGCGCCGAGGGGAGCGAGGCCCTTTTGGACATCTGTCAGAGAAGGCATTTCCTGGTGGGGACCCAGCAGCCGCTCGGGAGGGACGCCCTCCGCAGCGGCCACCACCCCGGCTTCGGCCCCCTTGGCGTGGGGCTCAGAAAGAACCTGGCCTCTCAGTGGTGGGCCTCGGTGGCGGCGTTCAGGGAGCACATCTTCCCGCTGGACACCCCACACCACGAGCCGGGGTCTGCCGGGCTTGGGGGCCGAGGCCTCTGCTTAGCCCCTGCCGATGCCCTCCGGGCAGTCTTGCAAGACGAAGCACTAACTAAGGAACAGCTTGTTAGCTCTCTTGAGAGCGTGttaaaaacttctgggacacTACGGGAGAACCTCTATCACGGTACGCTTGGCGTTTTCATGCTTGGAGGTAGAGCTCCCAGAAAAACACCCCAGGTAGTCTTGCTTGACCTTTTTTTAATTGCAGCGGATCCCTCTTATTCATAAGTAAGTAGAAGAAAACTATCCGATTTGCGGGGCAACGTTTTTGAGCGCCGCTGACGAGTGCACGGTTCAGTGTCATTTTTTTGAGTCAGGCATGCTGGCATTTATCCAGAGTCTGCAGGAAGCTGACCAATGGATTCTTTCCTCATCACTTACAGTACAAGAATCCCAATTTTTACAAAGACCATTTccctcctcccagagaaccatcccgcTGAGGACTTCAGTTTAAAAGAATCTCGAAATGATTGCTGTGCAGCGAGCTTCGGTAGATCCCGCTTATGAAGACATAGGAAAAAAGAGTCAGCCTGTGCTTTGAATGCCACCCTTACAGTTTGTGAAATACCAATGGTGATTTCCAAGGGAGGCATATTAGTACCCGCCTTTAACCAAAGAAAAATGGTTTTGTTGGGTCAGTCAGTaaagttattaagcacctactatatgccgggcattctgctaagtgctgggaatacagatatGAAAAAGGACAGTTCTTGCCTTATAGTTAATGAAGATAAAACATGctgaaaaggaggggggagggcatgAGGGCAGGGAGCAGGGAAGGTACCCAATGTAGGGGGCATGGTGGAAAAATAAGAGAAGCCCCAAAGTGgtacagccaggtgagaaatgagatgttcTGAGCTGAGCCCCTTCCTGGTTCCACCCTCCAATCTGAGGGACTGAGAATGGTGATGAGGTGTGGAGTGCCAAGACTGATGAGATCTTGCAGGCTGTCGAGGTTTTCacaacaaagtcagagaggtCCCAAAGTAGCTTAGCTAGGTGAGAATGAGGGTTAACTTGAATTATACTTCAAAACAAAACCGTGTTTTCCTAAATTAAAAAGCCAAGCAACCTCATTTCCAGGTTTCTGTGAAGTTGTTTTTGAGAGTCAGTAAAATAATAAGCAGAACCAAGTTTTTAGAAGTGGAGCTTTTCTTTTGCATGCGGTAACATTTGCAATAATTGTAAGATTGCAAAGATGGAGCATGGTAAAGTGGATAGTGTACAGTATTTGATATTGCATTTCAAATATGTCACCATAGGTATGTCACAAcctccctgaacttcagtttcctcatctttaaaatggtgcTACTTATGCTTCTGGAGATTgttatgaagttcaaatgaggtattgtgtgtaaagcactttgcaaacattctAGTGCTATCTAAATGTTGGCTTTTTAACTATGACCCAATATTGGTAGGATTTGTAATACTTAGAAATCTATAAAGACTTTATTGAGTTTAAATCACAGCTAACTAATCTGTTAATGGTATCCTAGTTGGTTGGGAATGTTTTGATGCctcatcaaaaaaaattaaagtgattaGAGAAGTAAAAATTCTTATTGGATCATCAGCCTTAGGTGGAATCTTCTAAAGCTATTGATTTAAAATGTTTGGGTAATTATTAAATAACATGGAGGCTACTAATTACAAGAAATACAGAACCAAGAATTAATTAGTTCTTAAGGATGCTTTGTCATCATTGCCACTACTTATATTGTGCTAAAATTAGAGTATTGGGGACTTACATAATATAGATTTGTAAGGCAGGTTAAGCTATGGAACATAAATTTACAAAGATGAATGGCTTATATTTTGACAGGTTCTTTGAAACACTATGTTAATTGCCTGGATCTGGTAAACAAGAGGCTGCCTTATGGTCTTGCTCAGATTGGAGTGTGTTTTCAAGATGTTCCTGATATTGGGCATACATGTGATGGCATTAAAAGGTATAAATTcagctaagcatttattaatgggcATGCAGAGATAAGTAAGGTGTTGGCCCTCtcagccttcaagaagcttactgtCAGGGAGAAAAGACATGGGCAAAGGAATCTAATACAAAGCAGAATGTTACAAGTACATAAGAAAGATACAGACAAAATATTAAGAGTTCGCAGATGGGGAGATCAACAGGGAAGACTTCATAGAAGAGGAAGCATTTGTGGCAAAAGATAAGAAGGATCTCCACAGGTAGTGattaggagggaggaagagctgctttgttgaattgcttgaaatGGAAGGCAGAACAATAGGAATGTTCCAAGGGCCATGAGTACCCCCCATCTAACTAGAGCATAGATTATTTGGAGCTGAGGGTAATGTGAAGtaaagctggaaaagtaggttggcaCCTAATGTCTATGAACCTTCATTTTTTGATTTGGGATAGACTTTGTGAAAACAAATAATTATGGTTTTGTTTCCTGATTTTAAAGGCATTCCtgacttttctgtttttaaagaatAGGTGAAAGGACCATGTCTTCCCTGGTGTGGTTTACTTCTGCAAGAACAGCAGGCCAGTGGCTTGATTTCTGGTTG
It encodes the following:
- the DDX5 gene encoding probable ATP-dependent RNA helicase DDX5, with the protein product MSGYSSDRDRGRDRGFGAPRFGGSRGGPLSGKKFGNPGEKLIKKKWNLEELPKFEKNFYQEHPDLARRTAQEVDTYRRSKEITVRGHNCPKPILNFYEANFPANVMDVIARQNFTEPTAIQAQGWPVALSGLDMVGVAQTGSGKTLSYLLPAIVHINHQPFLERGDGPICLVLAPTRELAQQVQQVAAEYSRACRLKSTCIYGGAPKGPQIRDLERGVEICIATPGRLIDFLECGKTNLRRTTYLVLDEADRMLDMGFEPQIRKIVDQIRPDRQTLMWSATWPKEVRQLAEDFLKDYIHINIGALELSANHNILQIVDVCHDVEKDEKLIRLMEEIMSEKENKTIVFVETKRRCDELTRKMRRDGWPAMGIHGDKSQQERDWVLNEFKHGKAPILIATDVASRGLDVEDVKFVINYDYPNSSEDYIHRIGRTARSTKTGTAYTFFTPNNIKQVSDLISVLREANQAINPKLLQLIEDRGSGRSRGRGGMKDDRRDRYSAGKRGGFNTFRDRENYDRGYSSLLKRDFGAKTQNGVYSAASYTNGSFGSNFVSAGIQTSFRTGNPTGTYQNGYDSTQQYGNNVPNMHNGMNQQAYAYPATAAAPMIGYPMPTGYSQ
- the POLG2 gene encoding DNA polymerase subunit gamma-2, mitochondrial, which gives rise to MTLATLAGVARGTWGSSQSRLWAPLEAGGWVRQRKRRRQQRTYVKPPEGGDDHPPAPGPGAEGSEALLDICQRRHFLVGTQQPLGRDALRSGHHPGFGPLGVGLRKNLASQWWASVAAFREHIFPLDTPHHEPGSAGLGGRGLCLAPADALRAVLQDEALTKEQLVSSLESVLKTSGTLRENLYHGSLKHYVNCLDLVNKRLPYGLAQIGVCFQDVPDIGHTCDGIKRIGERTMSSLVWFTSARTAGQWLDFWLRHRLLWWRKFAVSPSNFSSSDCQNEEGRKGSKLFYSFPWGKEPIETLWNLGDHELLQLYSGNKSKLHGRDGRKNVVPQVLSVSGDLDQGALAYLYDSFQLTDKPFIGKKDLQRKVLKLHPCLAPIKVALDMGRGPTVELRQVCQGLFNELLESGISVWPGYLETMQSSMEQLNLKYDEMSILFTLSVTETTLENGLIHLRSRDTTMKELMHISKVKDFLTMYITAAKNV